A window of the Chryseobacterium arthrosphaerae genome harbors these coding sequences:
- a CDS encoding GNAT family N-acetyltransferase — translation MSNIVWKIKTFDEFTVPELYAVLKARIDVFVIEQNCPYPDLDNYDQKAVHIWAEEDGQVLAYCRIFDKGIKYEETSIGRVLTTEQARGKSLGKLLIQYAVETIENRFHTPEIRISAQDYLLRFYGGFGFEDTGKKYLEDDIPHTEMIRK, via the coding sequence ATGAGTAATATTGTCTGGAAAATCAAAACGTTTGACGAGTTTACCGTTCCTGAATTGTATGCTGTATTGAAGGCTCGTATAGATGTTTTCGTTATTGAGCAGAACTGTCCTTATCCGGATCTGGATAATTATGATCAGAAAGCAGTCCATATCTGGGCTGAAGAAGACGGGCAGGTTTTAGCCTACTGTCGTATTTTTGATAAAGGCATAAAATATGAGGAAACTTCTATCGGAAGGGTTCTTACCACAGAGCAGGCAAGAGGTAAAAGCTTAGGTAAATTACTGATTCAATATGCCGTGGAAACGATCGAAAACCGTTTTCATACTCCTGAAATCAGAATTTCTGCGCAGGATTATCTGTTGAGATTCTATGGAGGCTTCGGCTTTGAAGATACCGGAAAGAAATATCTGGAAGACGATATTCCGCATACGGAGATGATTAGAA
- the yihA gene encoding ribosome biogenesis GTP-binding protein YihA/YsxC has product MVIKTAEFVKSSGKWQECPDPNIPEYAFIGRSNVGKSSLINAMMNHKDLAKTSQTPGKTQLINHFLVNENWYLTDLPGYGYAKVSKVQRKDFEKLITNYILNRRNLVNLFVLVDIRHNPQKIDLEFIQWCGESGIPFSIVFTKSDKLKPGAIVKNVEDYKAELHKTWEDLPELYITSAEKKEGGDKILDFIQKTNDFLTNNNISFDE; this is encoded by the coding sequence ATGGTTATTAAGACAGCAGAGTTTGTAAAGAGCAGTGGAAAGTGGCAGGAGTGTCCTGACCCGAATATTCCTGAGTATGCTTTTATCGGAAGATCCAATGTAGGAAAGTCATCCCTGATCAATGCGATGATGAATCATAAAGATCTGGCCAAAACTTCACAGACCCCGGGAAAGACCCAGCTGATCAATCATTTTCTGGTGAATGAAAACTGGTATCTTACCGATTTGCCGGGTTATGGATATGCAAAGGTTTCCAAGGTTCAGCGAAAAGATTTTGAAAAGCTCATCACGAATTATATTCTGAACAGAAGGAATCTGGTGAATCTTTTTGTTTTGGTAGACATAAGACACAACCCACAGAAGATCGACCTGGAGTTTATCCAGTGGTGTGGGGAAAGCGGGATCCCGTTTTCAATTGTCTTTACAAAATCAGATAAGCTAAAACCGGGGGCTATCGTTAAAAATGTGGAAGATTATAAGGCTGAGCTTCATAAGACATGGGAAGATCTGCCGGAACTTTATATCACTTCAGCAGAAAAGAAAGAAGGTGGAGACAAGATCCTGGATTTTATACAAAAGACCAATGATTTCTTAACGAATAATAATATAAGCTTCGATGAGTAA
- a CDS encoding alpha/beta fold hydrolase, which translates to MIFSTKKEKKYSYVEAGEGHPLVLLHGLMGGLSNFDKMVDFFSDKGFKVFVPQLPIYDLPVLNTNLTTLAKYIIKFIESHISGPVTIVGNSMGGHIGLILTLARPDLVKNLVLTGSSGLYERTFGDSFPRKNDRSYIRKKTEEVFYDPKVATEDLVDEVFAVVNDRMKGIKTVMLARSAIKHNMLNDLPKIVTPTCLIWGKQDNVTPPEVAEDMHKFIPNSDLFWIDHCGHAAMMEKPDEFNEILYSWLKDKV; encoded by the coding sequence ATGATATTTAGTACAAAAAAAGAAAAGAAATATTCCTATGTAGAGGCGGGGGAAGGACATCCATTAGTGCTGTTGCACGGGTTAATGGGTGGATTGAGCAATTTCGATAAAATGGTAGATTTTTTTTCGGATAAGGGGTTCAAAGTGTTTGTTCCTCAGCTGCCGATCTACGATCTGCCGGTACTCAATACGAATCTTACCACTCTCGCAAAATATATTATCAAGTTTATAGAAAGTCATATTTCAGGACCTGTCACTATCGTAGGAAACTCGATGGGCGGACATATAGGACTCATCCTGACCTTGGCCAGACCGGACCTGGTAAAAAATCTTGTTCTGACAGGGAGTTCCGGATTGTATGAGAGAACCTTCGGAGACAGTTTCCCAAGAAAGAACGACAGATCCTATATCAGAAAGAAAACGGAAGAGGTTTTTTATGACCCTAAAGTAGCTACTGAAGATCTTGTGGATGAAGTTTTTGCCGTGGTCAACGACAGAATGAAAGGAATAAAAACAGTAATGCTGGCAAGAAGTGCCATCAAACACAATATGCTGAACGATCTTCCCAAGATTGTAACACCTACCTGTCTGATCTGGGGAAAACAGGACAATGTAACTCCTCCGGAAGTAGCGGAAGATATGCATAAGTTTATCCCGAATTCAGATCTGTTCTGGATTGATCACTGTGGTCATGCTGCTATGATGGAAAAGCCGGACGAATTCAATGAAATTCTGTACAGCTGGCTAAAAGATAAAGTTTAA
- the mraZ gene encoding division/cell wall cluster transcriptional repressor MraZ, which yields MKNFIGTYECKIDDKGRLKVPSSLIKQMENFDDKAFVVKRSVFQPCLEVYPMNAWDKLMGKINKLNRFIKKNADFIRMFTAGVKTVELDNAGRLQISKDLTNFASLQKDIVITSAGELFEIWDKDAYEKVISTNETDFASLAEDVMGSFDEE from the coding sequence ATGAAAAATTTCATTGGAACATATGAGTGTAAAATTGACGACAAAGGCCGCTTAAAAGTTCCTTCCTCTCTGATCAAGCAGATGGAGAACTTCGACGATAAGGCGTTTGTAGTCAAAAGATCTGTGTTCCAACCTTGTCTGGAAGTCTACCCTATGAATGCATGGGATAAACTGATGGGCAAAATTAATAAACTGAACAGATTCATAAAAAAGAATGCTGATTTCATACGAATGTTTACGGCAGGAGTAAAAACAGTAGAGTTGGATAATGCGGGAAGATTACAGATCTCCAAAGACCTGACGAATTTCGCAAGCCTGCAGAAAGACATTGTGATCACCAGTGCAGGAGAACTTTTCGAGATCTGGGATAAAGATGCCTATGAAAAGGTTATTTCCACCAACGAAACTGATTTTGCAAGTCTGGCCGAAGATGTAATGGGCTCTTTCGATGAAGAATAA
- the rsmH gene encoding 16S rRNA (cytosine(1402)-N(4))-methyltransferase RsmH — protein sequence MYHNPVLLKQSVDDLVTNPDGIYVDCTFGGGGHSREILSRLSDKGKLFSFDQDLDALKNTIDDPRFTLVNQNFRFLENSLLMYGINQIDGVLADLGVSSHQFDEADRGFSTRSNAPLDMRMNVMQNLDAKRVINEYGEEELADIFYHYGELREARKLAREIVHHRKTKSIETTEDLKKLFSYIPPHKVNKFYAQLFQAVRIEVNQELEVLKEMLVQAYNVLKPEGRLVVISYHSLEDRLVKRFLKNGMFEGEPERDIYGNYKKAFELVKSKAIIPDDKEIEENSRARSAKMRTGIKV from the coding sequence ATGTATCATAACCCCGTTTTGTTGAAGCAGAGTGTTGATGATTTGGTGACGAATCCTGACGGAATATATGTGGACTGCACCTTTGGAGGCGGAGGTCACTCAAGAGAAATCCTGAGCAGACTTTCAGACAAAGGAAAACTGTTCAGCTTTGACCAGGATCTGGATGCACTTAAAAATACAATTGATGATCCCAGATTTACATTGGTGAATCAGAATTTCAGATTTCTGGAAAACTCACTGCTGATGTACGGAATCAATCAGATTGACGGTGTTTTGGCTGACCTGGGCGTTTCGTCCCATCAGTTTGACGAGGCAGACAGAGGATTCTCTACCAGAAGCAATGCTCCTCTGGACATGAGAATGAATGTGATGCAGAATCTGGATGCAAAAAGAGTGATCAATGAATATGGAGAGGAAGAACTTGCAGACATCTTTTACCACTACGGAGAATTAAGGGAAGCAAGAAAACTGGCCAGAGAGATTGTTCACCACAGGAAAACAAAAAGCATAGAGACCACTGAGGATCTGAAAAAGCTTTTCAGCTATATTCCGCCTCACAAAGTGAATAAATTCTATGCCCAGCTCTTCCAGGCCGTGAGAATTGAAGTCAACCAGGAACTGGAGGTATTAAAAGAAATGCTGGTTCAGGCTTATAATGTTTTAAAACCGGAAGGAAGACTGGTAGTGATTTCTTACCATTCTTTAGAAGACCGTCTTGTAAAAAGATTCCTGAAAAACGGAATGTTCGAAGGAGAACCGGAAAGAGATATCTACGGAAATTATAAAAAAGCATTCGAACTGGTAAAGAGTAAAGCGATCATTCCTGATGATAAGGAAATCGAAGAAAACTCAAGAGCAAGAAGTGCTAAAATGAGAACAGGAATAAAAGTTTAA
- a CDS encoding FtsL-like putative cell division protein, with translation MAKRTTNRPQKRLTFIDIIKGNFLNRDEIKIHYKYFLLLFVLMMAMIYTNHLVNKKIKIVNALKEETEEYKSRNAYAQSKLIKVKMESELGKEVARDSLMTLENHPHKLLIKLDSTDAKAK, from the coding sequence TTGGCAAAGAGAACAACAAATCGCCCCCAGAAAAGACTCACTTTTATAGACATTATAAAAGGAAACTTTCTGAATCGTGATGAGATCAAAATACATTACAAGTATTTCCTCCTGTTGTTTGTCCTGATGATGGCCATGATTTATACCAACCATCTCGTCAATAAAAAAATTAAAATTGTTAACGCCTTAAAGGAAGAAACAGAAGAATACAAATCGAGAAATGCTTACGCCCAGAGTAAGCTGATCAAAGTAAAAATGGAATCAGAGCTGGGGAAAGAGGTCGCCCGGGATTCATTGATGACCCTGGAAAACCACCCTCACAAATTGCTAATAAAACTGGACAGTACAGATGCAAAAGCAAAATGA
- a CDS encoding penicillin-binding transpeptidase domain-containing protein, producing MQKQNEYDNKRKKTLRWGYLFAVVALCVFVMFLARIVILQNTNVQEIKDDYINKNYREATLKAARGNLFASDGSILATTVMRYDIYLDFKTMKDTVYTNNIGALTDSLSKMFGKPRSEFRQKFDEQKKKKNQYYTLVKGLDFDQYDRIRKFPIFKRGKNKGGFIVDRNYKRELATSEIGAGTIGMDNGELKSGLEGAFSKYLTGTDGKRLEQRINSSQWKPIDFWKVQEPVDGEDVYTTLDLRIQDIAHSALEKQLTHYEAKHGTVIVMEVETGKVRALVNLRRTESGDYEDSYNYALKDNIEPGSTFKTISLLAAMDDGFIDENTTVNVGNGVWTYAKQRISDGHGGGTYDISDVLAKSSNVGTAKLITKYYAEKPQIFLDHLKRWKLFDKMDIELPGITKPKIVTPENKRWNAATLASISYGYSSNINLLQLTTFYNGVANGGKMLKPLFIDKILKDGKVMYQSKPEVLVNKMASEKAIKMMTSALTKAVEKGTGRSIFTPNLKMAGKTGTARFEYWLPGPMKYRASFAGFYPADAPKYTCYVMISEPNTSIGFYGGPVSAPVFKEIAGKTFLKTPQNIEKEMLVDKKVNLSKMVEPNVKVAVNDKQMPNVVGLIGKNVIPQLENLGYRVDYKGVGRIKEQFPLEGTTISKNQRIYLSLQN from the coding sequence ATGCAAAAGCAAAATGAATACGACAATAAACGTAAAAAAACGTTACGATGGGGCTACCTCTTTGCAGTGGTAGCTTTGTGCGTGTTTGTAATGTTCTTGGCAAGGATTGTTATCCTTCAGAATACCAACGTTCAGGAGATCAAAGACGATTACATCAATAAAAACTACCGGGAGGCTACTTTAAAAGCGGCCCGCGGGAACCTGTTTGCTTCTGACGGTTCCATTCTCGCCACCACCGTAATGCGCTATGACATCTATCTGGATTTCAAAACAATGAAAGATACGGTGTACACCAATAATATCGGAGCTCTTACTGATTCTTTAAGCAAAATGTTCGGGAAACCAAGAAGTGAATTCAGACAGAAGTTTGACGAACAGAAGAAAAAGAAAAACCAGTATTACACGCTGGTAAAAGGACTTGATTTTGACCAATATGACAGGATAAGAAAATTTCCGATCTTCAAAAGAGGTAAAAATAAAGGAGGTTTCATCGTAGACAGAAACTATAAAAGAGAACTGGCCACTTCAGAAATCGGAGCCGGAACCATCGGAATGGACAACGGAGAGCTTAAGTCCGGTCTTGAAGGAGCATTCTCAAAATACCTGACAGGAACTGACGGGAAAAGACTGGAACAGAGAATCAACTCTTCCCAATGGAAACCGATCGACTTCTGGAAAGTTCAGGAACCTGTAGATGGAGAAGACGTTTATACAACCTTAGACCTTAGAATTCAGGATATTGCCCATTCCGCACTGGAGAAGCAGCTTACTCATTATGAAGCAAAACATGGCACCGTAATCGTCATGGAAGTTGAAACAGGAAAAGTACGTGCACTGGTGAATTTAAGAAGAACAGAATCAGGAGATTATGAAGACTCTTACAACTATGCATTAAAAGATAATATCGAGCCGGGATCTACGTTTAAAACCATTTCGTTGTTAGCAGCCATGGATGACGGATTCATCGATGAGAATACAACCGTAAATGTAGGAAACGGAGTCTGGACTTACGCAAAACAGAGAATCTCTGACGGACACGGCGGCGGAACTTATGACATCAGTGATGTTTTAGCCAAATCCAGTAACGTGGGAACCGCTAAACTTATTACTAAGTATTATGCTGAAAAGCCGCAGATCTTCCTTGACCATCTGAAACGCTGGAAACTGTTTGATAAAATGGATATCGAGCTTCCCGGAATTACGAAACCAAAAATCGTAACCCCGGAAAATAAAAGATGGAATGCCGCAACATTAGCCTCCATCTCTTATGGATACTCTTCAAACATCAACCTATTACAGCTGACCACATTCTACAATGGAGTTGCCAATGGTGGAAAAATGCTGAAACCGCTTTTCATTGACAAAATCCTGAAGGACGGAAAGGTAATGTATCAGTCAAAACCTGAAGTGCTCGTGAATAAGATGGCGTCAGAAAAAGCCATTAAAATGATGACCAGCGCCCTGACCAAAGCCGTAGAAAAAGGAACCGGACGAAGCATCTTCACCCCGAACCTGAAAATGGCCGGCAAAACAGGAACCGCAAGATTTGAATACTGGCTTCCCGGGCCTATGAAGTACAGAGCCTCATTCGCTGGATTCTATCCTGCAGATGCACCGAAGTACACCTGTTATGTAATGATAAGTGAACCCAATACATCAATAGGGTTTTATGGAGGACCTGTTTCAGCACCTGTATTTAAGGAAATCGCAGGAAAAACATTCCTGAAAACACCTCAGAATATTGAAAAAGAAATGCTGGTAGACAAAAAGGTAAACCTTAGTAAAATGGTGGAGCCTAACGTCAAAGTGGCGGTAAATGATAAACAGATGCCTAATGTCGTAGGATTAATCGGTAAAAACGTGATCCCGCAATTGGAAAACTTAGGGTACCGTGTCGATTATAAAGGAGTGGGAAGAATCAAAGAACAGTTCCCGCTGGAAGGCACTACGATCAGCAAGAATCAGAGAATATATTTATCTCTGCAGAATTAG
- a CDS encoding UDP-N-acetylmuramoyl-L-alanyl-D-glutamate--2,6-diaminopimelate ligase: MIITELVNRIPVVEIHGDNNREVSELVFDSRKVTENSLYIAIRGTVVDGHSFIASSIEKGATTIVCEEFPETLAEHVTYIKVKDSAKALGHLASNFYGNPSRKLKLIGVTGTNGKTSVSTLLFDVFRNLGYDSALLSTVEIRIGEEIIPATHTTPDVITINKILAEAVEKGCEFAFMEVSSHGIAQNRIEGLHFKVAGFTNLTHDHLDYHKTFEEYLKTKKRFFDELEDTAIAITNVDDKNGNVMLQNTKAKKKSYALKTMADYHGKLLEVDFNGMLLNFNGKEFWTTLTGKFNVYNLLLVFGIAAELGFEQDEILQAVSKLKRVNGRFETFKSDGGIFFIVDYAHTPDALENILDSINDIRTKNERLITVFGCGGDRDHSKRPEMGNIATKKSTLAIITSDNPRTEDPGQIIKEIEAGVEPQNFSKYTSIPDRKEAIKMAIRFAEPKDIVLVAGKGHETYQEINGVKHHFDDKEVINELWKLMSK, translated from the coding sequence ATGATTATAACAGAATTAGTAAACAGAATTCCGGTAGTAGAAATCCACGGTGACAACAACCGTGAAGTAAGCGAACTGGTATTCGACAGCAGAAAAGTTACAGAAAACTCTCTTTACATCGCTATAAGAGGTACAGTAGTGGACGGGCATTCGTTCATTGCATCTTCCATTGAAAAAGGAGCAACCACAATTGTTTGTGAAGAATTCCCTGAAACACTGGCAGAACACGTTACTTATATCAAAGTTAAAGACTCCGCTAAAGCATTGGGGCATCTTGCTTCTAACTTCTATGGAAATCCGTCTAGAAAATTAAAACTGATCGGAGTTACAGGAACAAACGGAAAAACCTCTGTTTCTACTCTTCTTTTTGATGTTTTCAGAAATTTAGGATATGATTCTGCTCTGTTATCAACCGTTGAAATCAGAATTGGAGAAGAAATTATTCCGGCAACCCACACCACTCCGGATGTAATTACCATCAACAAAATATTGGCGGAAGCAGTGGAGAAAGGATGCGAATTTGCTTTCATGGAAGTAAGTTCTCACGGAATCGCTCAAAACAGAATTGAGGGCCTTCATTTCAAAGTAGCAGGCTTTACCAACCTTACCCATGATCATTTAGATTATCATAAAACCTTCGAAGAATATCTGAAAACGAAAAAAAGATTCTTCGATGAGCTTGAAGATACCGCTATTGCCATCACCAATGTAGATGATAAGAACGGCAATGTCATGCTTCAGAACACTAAGGCAAAAAAGAAGTCTTATGCTTTGAAAACAATGGCAGACTACCACGGAAAATTATTGGAAGTGGATTTCAACGGTATGCTGCTGAACTTCAACGGAAAAGAATTCTGGACGACACTGACAGGAAAGTTCAATGTGTACAATCTATTGCTTGTATTCGGAATTGCTGCTGAACTCGGTTTTGAACAGGATGAAATTCTTCAGGCTGTCAGCAAATTAAAAAGAGTGAACGGAAGATTTGAAACATTCAAATCGGATGGTGGAATTTTCTTTATCGTAGACTACGCCCACACTCCGGATGCTTTAGAAAACATCCTGGACAGCATCAACGATATCAGAACAAAAAATGAGAGACTGATCACCGTTTTCGGTTGCGGAGGAGACAGAGACCACTCCAAAAGACCGGAAATGGGAAATATTGCCACTAAAAAATCAACATTGGCAATCATCACATCAGATAACCCGAGAACAGAAGACCCGGGACAGATTATCAAAGAAATTGAAGCAGGAGTTGAACCACAAAACTTCAGCAAATACACTTCAATTCCGGATAGAAAAGAAGCCATCAAAATGGCCATCAGGTTCGCAGAACCCAAAGATATTGTTTTAGTTGCCGGAAAAGGCCACGAAACGTATCAGGAGATCAATGGTGTAAAACATCATTTTGACGACAAAGAAGTGATTAATGAGCTTTGGAAATTAATGTCCAAATAG
- a CDS encoding four helix bundle protein, which translates to MTKNFEDFPVYIKSLDLIQKVYEFLQNPGFKKEFEFNNQIKRASFSISNNIAEGSEYNNNRQFIRYLKIAKGSCAEVKSMLIVSKRLKLGDENKAEEIITLSREFSSNISNFIKYLSENIEKPNL; encoded by the coding sequence ATGACGAAGAATTTTGAAGATTTCCCGGTATATATCAAAAGTTTAGATCTTATTCAAAAAGTGTATGAGTTTCTTCAAAATCCAGGTTTTAAAAAAGAATTTGAATTTAATAACCAGATAAAAAGAGCGAGTTTTTCAATTAGCAACAATATTGCGGAAGGCTCAGAATATAATAATAACAGACAATTTATTAGATATTTAAAAATTGCAAAAGGCAGCTGTGCAGAAGTAAAAAGTATGCTGATTGTAAGTAAAAGATTAAAATTAGGTGACGAAAATAAAGCTGAAGAAATCATTACCCTTTCAAGAGAATTTTCTTCAAACATATCAAACTTTATTAAGTATTTAAGTGAAAATATTGAGAAGCCCAATCTTTAA
- the mraY gene encoding phospho-N-acetylmuramoyl-pentapeptide-transferase translates to MLYYLYEYLTSHGIHVPGLGMLKYISFRAGMAVLLSLIIALVYGKRVINYLRTKQMGELVRDLGLDGQKQKEGTPTMGGLIIILATIIPVLLFTRITNVYIVLLLVSMFWMGAIGFLDDYLKKIKKNKDGLSGKFKIVGQVGLGLIVGVTMYFHPDITVKRKYADAKVVNRNNVEQNFMPTEKITVSTVPFAKNNEFDYSGILFWMNDKDAHEWAWIVFIPIVIFIVTAVSNGANITDGIDGLAAGTSAIILLTLALFAYLSGNIIFADYLNIMFLPNMGETTIFAVAMVGAVIGFFWYNTYPAQVFMGDTGSLMLGGVIAVLAIILRKELLIPVLCGIFLIENLSVMLQVIVFKYRKRKYGLEYAQNNRLFKMSPLHHHYQKEGFHESKIVNRMIIIGVILAIVCLITLKMR, encoded by the coding sequence ATGCTATACTATCTATACGAATATCTGACCAGCCATGGCATCCATGTTCCGGGATTAGGAATGTTGAAATACATTTCCTTCCGTGCCGGGATGGCAGTATTGCTCTCACTGATCATTGCTCTTGTTTACGGAAAAAGAGTGATCAACTACCTGAGAACAAAACAAATGGGAGAACTGGTACGTGACCTTGGACTTGATGGGCAGAAACAGAAAGAAGGAACTCCTACCATGGGAGGACTCATCATCATTCTGGCAACCATTATTCCGGTATTGCTGTTTACAAGAATTACCAATGTATATATTGTCCTGCTGCTGGTTTCAATGTTCTGGATGGGAGCTATTGGTTTCCTTGATGATTATTTAAAGAAAATCAAAAAAAATAAAGACGGCTTAAGTGGGAAATTCAAAATCGTAGGCCAGGTAGGATTAGGGTTAATTGTAGGAGTTACAATGTATTTCCACCCGGACATTACAGTAAAAAGAAAATATGCAGATGCCAAAGTGGTGAACAGAAACAATGTGGAGCAGAACTTCATGCCTACAGAAAAAATTACGGTTTCCACCGTTCCTTTTGCAAAGAATAATGAATTCGACTATAGCGGAATTTTATTCTGGATGAACGATAAAGATGCCCATGAGTGGGCATGGATTGTCTTTATCCCTATTGTAATTTTCATTGTAACAGCCGTTTCGAACGGAGCCAATATTACCGACGGGATTGATGGCCTCGCAGCAGGAACCAGTGCCATTATACTGCTCACGCTGGCCCTTTTCGCTTACCTTTCCGGGAACATCATCTTTGCAGATTACCTCAATATCATGTTCCTTCCGAATATGGGAGAAACCACCATATTTGCAGTAGCCATGGTAGGTGCCGTTATAGGCTTCTTCTGGTACAATACCTATCCTGCACAGGTTTTCATGGGAGATACCGGAAGCTTAATGCTGGGAGGGGTAATTGCCGTTTTAGCTATTATTTTAAGAAAAGAATTACTGATTCCCGTGTTATGCGGAATCTTCCTGATTGAAAACCTTTCTGTAATGCTTCAGGTGATTGTTTTCAAATACAGAAAAAGAAAATACGGGTTGGAATATGCCCAAAACAACAGACTTTTTAAAATGTCCCCGTTACACCACCATTATCAGAAAGAAGGCTTTCACGAAAGTAAAATCGTGAACAGGATGATCATCATCGGCGTAATACTGGCAATTGTATGTCTGATCACATTAAAAATGAGATAA
- the murD gene encoding UDP-N-acetylmuramoyl-L-alanine--D-glutamate ligase: MKIVVLGGGESGCGAAYLAKKKGLEVFLSDKGAIKDNYKQFLTDNEIEFEEGNHDEERILNADWIVKSPGIPKKAEIIHKIHDKGIRLSSEIEFASEFTDAKIIAITGSNGKTTTTSLIYYILKNDGLNVGLGGNIGYSFARQVADENHEYYVLEVSSFQLDDIQNFRPYISLLLNLSQDHLDQYNYNYEEYALAKFRITENQENDNFFIYNKDDEMSKNLLEKLEIKAKMIPFSTKEKLSEGGYMEDDKIVVKVKDEFSMKVDELSLLGNHNVANSLAASIAGKILKINNESIRHSLMTFQAVEHRLEFVTEIDSVKYINDSKATNVNATYYALESMKTPTVWIVGGLDKGNDYTEIEDLVKRKVKAIVCLGVDNKKIIDFFKDKKEFIYDTSSMEEAVKISKSLAKKGDTVLLSPCCASFDLFKSYEDRGRQFKEQVLKANGH, translated from the coding sequence ATGAAAATAGTTGTTTTAGGAGGTGGAGAAAGCGGATGCGGTGCTGCTTATTTGGCTAAAAAGAAAGGTCTGGAAGTATTTCTTTCAGATAAAGGAGCCATTAAGGATAACTATAAGCAGTTTCTTACCGATAATGAAATTGAATTTGAAGAGGGAAACCACGATGAAGAAAGAATTTTAAATGCAGACTGGATCGTAAAAAGCCCGGGAATTCCGAAAAAGGCAGAAATCATCCATAAAATTCATGACAAAGGAATAAGACTTTCCTCTGAAATTGAATTTGCCTCAGAATTTACAGATGCCAAGATCATTGCCATTACCGGAAGCAACGGAAAAACAACAACAACCTCACTGATCTACTATATCCTTAAAAATGACGGATTGAATGTAGGTTTGGGCGGAAATATCGGGTATAGTTTTGCCAGACAGGTTGCTGATGAAAACCATGAATATTATGTACTGGAAGTAAGCTCTTTCCAGTTGGATGATATTCAGAACTTCAGACCGTATATTTCTTTATTGTTAAATCTGTCTCAGGATCACCTGGATCAGTACAATTACAACTATGAAGAATATGCGCTGGCAAAATTCAGAATCACTGAAAATCAGGAAAACGACAATTTCTTCATCTATAACAAAGATGATGAAATGAGCAAAAACCTTCTCGAAAAACTTGAGATAAAAGCGAAAATGATCCCTTTCTCTACAAAAGAAAAACTGTCTGAGGGAGGTTACATGGAAGATGATAAAATTGTGGTGAAAGTGAAAGATGAGTTCTCAATGAAAGTTGATGAATTATCCCTTCTCGGAAACCATAATGTAGCCAATAGCCTGGCCGCTTCCATAGCAGGTAAAATACTGAAGATCAACAATGAAAGTATCAGACATTCATTAATGACCTTCCAGGCCGTAGAACACAGATTGGAATTTGTAACTGAAATTGACAGTGTAAAATACATCAACGACAGTAAAGCGACCAACGTGAACGCCACCTATTATGCTTTAGAGAGCATGAAAACTCCAACCGTATGGATCGTTGGAGGACTGGATAAAGGTAATGACTACACCGAAATTGAAGATTTAGTCAAAAGAAAAGTAAAGGCAATTGTATGCCTTGGGGTTGACAACAAAAAGATCATAGATTTCTTTAAAGACAAAAAAGAGTTTATTTATGATACTTCAAGCATGGAAGAAGCCGTGAAAATTTCAAAATCACTGGCCAAAAAAGGAGACACCGTTCTTCTCTCACCATGCTGCGCAAGCTTTGATTTATTCAAAAGCTATGAAGACAGAGGACGCCAGTTTAAAGAACAGGTATTAAAAGCCAATGGCCATTAG